A single window of Solea solea chromosome 9, fSolSol10.1, whole genome shotgun sequence DNA harbors:
- the zgc:77486 gene encoding AN1-type zinc finger protein 5 gives MAQETNQTQVPMLCTMGCGFYGNPRTNGMCSVCYKEHLQRQQGGGRSSPPGEKAATSPTGSPGSAGVTVDSTISEPSTEVAGTPPEEQTTSPSSPSPVTQQMTAMSISQDSGAVDSDRAEAEEGEEEGSSNSTEPVGEAAQASSDGDQTPDKNKKKNRCFSCRKKVGLTGFDCRCGNLFCAIHRYSDKHDCPYDYRSAAAARIRKENPIVVAEKIQKL, from the exons ATGGCTCAGGAGACCAATCAGACGCAGGTGCCAATGCTTTGCACTATGGGATGTGGTTTCTATGGTAACCCCCGCACCAACGGCATGTGCTCAGTCTGCTACAAGGAACACCTGCAGAGACAACAGGGAGGTGGGCGATCCAGCCCCCCAGGAGAGAAAG CTGCGACGTCACCAACAGGATCACCGGGATCCGCTGGCGTGACTGTGGACAGCACAATCTCGGAGCCCAGTACAGAGGTGGCGGGGACCCCACCAGAGGAACAAACTACCAG TCCTAGTTCTCCCAGTCCAGTTACACAACAGATGACGGCTATGAGCATCTCCCAGGACTCGGGAGCTGTAGACTCTGATCGAGCGGAggctgaggagggagaagaggagggtTCTTCCAATAGCACAG AGCCAGTAGGGGAAGCAGCACAGGCGTCATCTGACGGAGACCAAACCCCtgataaaaacaagaagaagaaccgCTGCTTTTCTTGCCGGAAGAAAGTGGGCCTTACTG GTTTTGACTGTCGCTGCGGCAACCTGTTCTGTGCCATTCACCGTTATTCTGACAAACACGACTGTCCATACGATTACCGGAGTGCAGCCGCTGCCCGCATACGCAAGGAGAACCCTATCGTTGTGGCTGAGAAAATTCAGAAGTTATGA
- the plin3 gene encoding mannose-6-phosphate receptor binding protein 1: MADSDKTKESGAAAAAQAADEDQQNVVSRVTQLPLVSSACEAVSSAYSSTKDQVPMLKGVMDAAESGARTLGAAASTGSKPLLDMIEPQLAAVNEYALKGLEKMEETLPILHQPADQVVSNTVNMVYQSVAGAKEAVVGAVMGGMDLTCAAVSGGISTVMGTRMGQMVSSGMGLALSRTEDWVDHNLPITEKELAAVAEPATGELTTTPDSPSYFVRLGKLSAKVRERALQLSLNRARHARETSYTAVAQITSTLDLLERARTSAGTATNQTGRDSEQLLQRWTEWKRTEAGARQTEPEPDVTKDESKHLEWRALSMVRGLSDQLRSASSSVVSSAQGLPAAVQDQLTHARQSAEELYSSLGSTSNLTPLLLERSRHQLTQVQHSLDGVMEYLLNNTPLNWLVGPFAPRITEREEGDVAMEELGPNK; the protein is encoded by the exons ATGGCAGACAGTGACAAGACAAAGGAGAGTGGAGCTGCAGCGGCAGCACAAGCAGCTGATGAAGACCAGCAG AATGTTGTTTCCAGGGTGACCCAGCTGCCACTGGTCAGCTCAGCTTGTGAGGCAGTGTCCAGCGCTTACAGCAGCACCAAAGACCAAGTGCCCATGCTGAAGGGAGTGATGGATGCAGCAGAGAGTGGGGCCCGAACTCTTGGTGCAGCTGCTTCTACCGGGTCCAAGCCTCTGTTGGACATGATAGAACCACAGC TTGCCGCAGTCAATGAATATGCATTGAAGGGACTGGAAAAGATGGAGGAGACGCTTCCTATCCTTCACCAACCAGCAGACCAG GTGGTGTCGAACACAGTCAACATGGTGTACCAGTCAGTGGCAGGTGCCAAAGAAGCCGTGGTGGGGGCAGTGATGGGCGGCATGGACCTGACCTGTGCAGCAGTCAGTGGAGGTATCAGCACAGTCATGGGCACCAGGATGGGGCAGATGGTCAGCAGTGGGATGGGCCTGGCCCTCAGCCGAACCGAGGACTGGGTCGACCACAACCTACCAATCACTGAGAAGGAGCTGG CTGCTGTGGCTGAACCTGCCACCGGTGAGTTGACTACCACACCAGACAGCCCCAGCTACTTTGTCCGCCTGGGTAAACTGTCTGCCAAGGTACGAGAGAGAGCCCTACAGCTCTCCCTGAACCGTGCACGACATGCCAGGGAGACCAGCTACACTGCAGTGGCTCAGATCACCAGTACTCTGGACCTGCTGGAGAGAGCCCGTACCAGCGCGGGTACGGCCACTAACCAGACAGGACGAGACTcggagcagctgctgcagcgctGGACAGAGTGGAAGCGGACAGAGGCTGGAGCCAGACAGACTGAGCCAGAGCCAGATGTGACCAAAGATGAATCCAAG CACCTGGAATGGCGGGCCCTGTCCATGGTGCGTGGTCTGAGTGATCAGCTGCGGTCAGCGTCCTCCAGTGTGGTTTCCAGTGCTCAGGGTTTGCCAGCTGCAGTCCAGGACCAGCTGACCCACGCGAGGCAATCAGCTGAAGAGCTGTACTCCTCTCTGGGGAGCACCAGCAATCTCACACCCCTCCTTCTGGAGCGGAGCCGTCACCAACTGACCCAA GTTCAACATTCTCTAGATGGCGTCATGGAGTATCTGCTCAACAACACACCACTCAACTGGTTGGTGGGACCGTTTGCCCCTCGGATCACTGAGAGGGAAGAAGGAGACGTGGCGATGGAGGAGCTTGGTCCAAACAAGTAG